The Desulfovibrio psychrotolerans genomic interval GCGTATCTCACGATTGGGGCGGCTTGCCCTGTCCAGATCAAGGTGTGCGGAGATATCCGCGCCCTCTTCAAAGGCGTTGTCAAATTCATGCGCTTTCATACCACATTACCTCCTGCAACCGGGCACGGCGAACAGAAATGATGCGGGTTGCCCTGCCCCGTCTGGTGATGACGGCGGACCAGTGCTTCCCGTCCATGCGGCCGATGACAAGGCATCGCGGCTCGTCATCGGTGTGGGCGGGGATTTCCAGCAGGTCGGGGTCATCCCACAGCGCCTGCGCGGCTTCAAAATCGATGCCGTGCTTGTGCGCGTTTATCCGGCTTTTCTGCT includes:
- a CDS encoding BrnT family toxin — translated: MLFEYDEQKSRINAHKHGIDFEAAQALWDDPDLLEIPAHTDDEPRCLVIGRMDGKHWSAVITRRGRATRIISVRRARLQEVMWYESA